AATAAAATTATGTATATATATTTGTTCTATCTTATTGGTATGCATTATATAATCAGGTGATAAAATTGTTTCTTTTTGATACTTATAAGGAAAAACACAATAATCTAACTAATATAGAGCTTGAATCACACCAAAATTAATcacaaaaattgatcaatttgttTATGGACGTGACATTTCTAACTAAGCTAGTTGAAGATTACTGTTCCTATCCAATTCCATCTTTTTCCGTGGACTCAACTTTATCTTGATCATATAGAACACGATCTTCCACCACTTCTTCAACTCTACCAACAGGAATACACAAAACAGTACTCCCATTGCAGCGCAAACTCCTGCATAAACTATGAACTGACCCTTAATAGAAGAACAATTTACCACGACAACTGTTAGAAGGCACTGCAGCACTGATCCGACCATGGCATTGATCccaaaaaccaacccaaaacTGTCCCGACAAATATTGCTCGCAATCTCCGAACACAACAACGTTATCGTAAAAGCATGCAATATACTGTACGCTATGTGCGTTCCGTAAGCCACCCACAAACTACCGGTCAACCCGGACCCCAGTAGAATCCCACCCTGTAAGAACGAAATGAAGCTGAGTCCCAGTAACGAATTCGGCACGTGCAGCATTTTCGGCGGGACGAATCCCGCCAGGAATGTGATGCCCGCTCCGCAGATGGTCAGAACCGCCTCCACTGCTCCATTCCAGAGGACCACCTCCGAGCTGGGTGCATCGCGGCTAATGGTCCTCCACAGGACCTGTGCGTACAGAACCGCCTGGTAGTAGATGCAACTGGCCAGGGCATACCAAATACTGAACCGGAGCACGGTGAAATTACTGTAAGCAGATTTGACGTGGAACCAGAGCAATTCCAGGGCGGAGAGTTTCGTGAGCGCCTCGTCTGGTGCAGGGGTAGAGGGGCACGGGTCGGTTCGTGCGATGCGATTATCCGGTGCGCCCGGCGATGCATCGGACCGGTTAAAGTAGATGCTTTTCGGAGCCGGCGGCAGGCACATGGCAAAGATCGTGGTGCATAGTTGAACTGCAAAACAAGAGAGAGAGAATGGAAGATCAGGTTAGTGAGTGCGGAATGTTAAGTGCCATATGCGTGACGACGGACTGGCTGATTAGTTCATTCATAGACGCAATTTGAGTGGAAAAAGTCTAATTGATTTTCTATGATAAGCATCTGAACCGCGTGTTTTGAATGGGGAATGGTAATTACGTTCGTcatgaataaatatttcattcGAAAGCAGAATCTCATTTTGTGACTCTAAGACAGTAGAACAATAATGAAATGTGTGaggacaaaagatattttagttaccagataaagattgtcgcttcggttccctttgttctgctgtccgaaacatgtgtggtacctaactgtcaaatcgtatgtatttttccttcattgacaattagatcccctatcctcgccagcaaaagatgttccggacagcgacgacagcgacaatctttatctagtaactcaAATATCTTTTGTGAGGACGTATTGATTGTCCATATATCTATCATGCTCTAGTACATCGTAGGAATAGGAATCGTTACTAACGGCACATTTTCagatgactaaaataaaaactcaccctgaaaaaacagaaattttctttatggaaaatgtaTTTTGCTGCCTTCCCAGATGATCAATGCAATGTggcaaaaaaaactattccttAAGTAATACAGAATATTTAGGTATTCATGCAACAAGTTTTAAAatgttagaaaattatttttagagtTCGTTAAATGGAATGTATCTGTTTTCATAAGGCGAATTACTATTCCATTAAAATTTAGGCTATAATTGAATACTCGGATCCACGTTGCTTCTGTCAGATTTACTTACTTCATGAGAACGTTCTTGCCATGAAATTAAATCAGCATAGAGAATCATAATATGCTGCATAGTTGACAAGCTATGAAACGATAACGGAACCAGCCACTGAAGATTTTAAACCTTTAGTGTAAACGACACTGGCATCGCATCCCACAACTTTGAAATTAACACCCCGCAGCTGAGTGTCGAGGTTTACAAGCCATGTTGCCTATCATGCATTCGCAGATTATGATGTTAGTTATGCACAAATTCACATTATGATAGTGGAGTAGTGATTATGTTCCACCTGCAAGTTCTATGACCGGCGCATAAGCTGATAACCTTCCAATTACATATGTTTCGCTTTGAACTTAGGAAGTACAACCTAAATGCACCATCATAATAAGTTTTAACTAAGATTATATCAATATCATACTTGATATCTACTGTTAACAGATTACAACTGATTTGAAATAAGGTTCTATCTGAAACATAAGATAGTTTACACCTCAACAGATAACCTCTTCCAGAGTTGCTGATGCAATGTGTGATCAATATTGGCGAATCCGTTAATTGGGAAGTCGCATTTCAACCTAATGAACTGATTTTCTTACATAACTTAAAATGTACCAGATACTAATCATGTACTCAATCTATTGAATCAATTGAAATGCAGCTAAACATTTCCCTAAATCAGTGAGTGCTGctcaaataaatttattattaaaatattccacaaaaaaatcaataaagagcaacaaaataaaaaaaaatccacagaaaaataggaaaattttcataaaatatacgaaaaaaaaacaataaatttgattaaattttccatGGACGATAAACGCTTCTAAGAAAAGGTTATCTATGGAAAACATACTCAGATTTATTGCTGATTTAtatttttccaaggaaatttccatatttttttattgctcttaaTTGATTTTGTTGCGGAGATTTTTCtatttcttgtaaaaaaatattttgtggaaaattttgtaattttttattgctaataaaatttcactcaatatgTGTCATGTCATATACATGTAAAAAGTTTTTGTAAGAAAAACTTtgttccttaaatatgtcacagaaaCATTATTCCcaaaaaagttagataattgaaatacctatctgcagaaaaaattccatcgatttctgagatgaggtttttttgtaatattgattttaatattgaaaacttttttttttagtgtagaaatcatttttttgatatttttccaaaaaacttctgggaattttacgacagtccgccatacaacacttttttgtaagtcttgtcattttagagttacatcgattttttaaaaaaaatcaataatcaatgaaaaaaaaattaggccctcaaaAATTGTTACTCatgacaatttttggaaaactATGTtagcagagtggcttagaaattccatatctttatgcccaccaagtttcattcgattctgagatggtgctgccaaccgctgttcagtgttgctttttgccgatttcgtgcgcttttttaataacatcgtttctgttgattttttcgctgtagtttgtttggagaagacgttagatatgaaaagggccttttttgagaaaatctgtaaaatgattaatccacctaaaagtgagataaaaattttgctTAACCATCGAAACCAGATATGAGCTTAGTGTCTTCAGGAAAGTTGTAGCAGATGGTATTTCAAGCCACTTTGCCAAAAAGACCCCATACCTATGACTTATATAGTAcgagatatgtgacattttctgtggaaggtccctgaaatcagttttttgagcataactcttttctatgtttcaggcatttttaccaccttctacaaagttgtttggctaacaaaaatacacgtttttgtaAAAGATTGTGAAGCTCTATCTCTTGAAATTGGaaagttatttgagaaaatgtgttttttctaGAGGTGTTTTAGAATTGTGTAACTTGTTCCGGCGCAAAGTGGCGCACACAACTTTTTAGTACACTGAAACTGCTGTATGTCTACTCTTACCCACTGGTTGAACcttgtgtttacacgaaattacacgtgagttatatagatttcaaatgtcCCACTTTTTTCTCTACGTGTACACTAAGTTTATGTAAATGCTATaggatttaaataaaaattgaccTTTGATATGTGGCCAATAGGCCAACAGTATATTGCAACACGATGaactgagctgatgtctgtatgtgtgtatattcgTGTGTATGTGACTATGTATAAACATTTTATAGAcccattttttggaatttagcaATTAAAAATTTTTCACAGAAAACTGCTTGGGTAGTTTGAGTCTATTATGACAGTGTGAGTCTATTGTAACAGTGTGTCTATAAAATGACTACACACACACATTTACACAcgaatatacacacatacagacatcagctcaaTTCATAGTGTTGCAATATACTATAGGCCTATAGATATTGGCGATGAATATTGGAATTCACAGGACTTCGAAAcgagaaaatgaaaatccacTTTTACATAAATGGGAGCAAAAAAACGGCAAAAAAATGTCTGGTTCAGCTTTCAGGATTTGTAAGCAACATCGGATTCCGTGACCCATAACCCATAACAAACCGACATGTATTCCCGACAGGCTATTTGGCTTTCCCACTTTGAAACACCTAAaacccagagtgtatgtaattaagagtggcgacactgtcaaaattggaacaaaattcatctgtcattcccatacaaaatcgtgttccaaacgagcaggagacctgtcaaatgcggcacatgtcgccactcttaattacatacactctgctaAAACCCATACGTTGCACAAACAAAAATCTCCCTTTCAAATTTTCACAATTAAGCGTTGCATGGATGAGGGAAGACACATTTTTGTCTCGCGATGAATGTTGGAATCCACAGGACTTCGAAAAGAGAAAATGAAAAATCCGCTTCAACATAAATGGGAGCAAAAAAGCGACCAAAAAAATGACTGGTTCAGCTTTCAGGATTTGCAACATCGGATTCAGTGACCCATAACCCATAAAAACCGACATGTATTCCCGACAGGCTATTTGGCTTTCGCACTTTGAAACACCTAAAACCCATACCCATAAAATCTcccttttaaattttcataattacgcgttacatgggggaggaaggggtattgagattctcacgtccgaatgtgtgagtggcgataaaagaaaaacaaacactcctagatggtgctactcagcaaagtttgggtaaaaatgagtatatttccatatattttttgactcctttGCAACCATTGTGATGtctcgatcaattttgaggttatgagcagaaggaaaacaaacatgtatttacacatgccgaattgcacatcagtgtgcgagcgttaaacgtcactcatctctataaacaatgttactttttgttacaagTGGCAGGCAGGGATCAAAAACTCCGAActttgcgttacataatttgtTAACAaacaatatgattttttttaaatttattcaatggaacattttgatttctttatggaaaattcgtatttaataattgcaatttttgctttttaaaaatGCTGATATAATTTtggtttgtggaaaattctttattgtttatggtaatttttatttatttagcctCCCCGAACTaaggtagatcactttgacgtagtgtgttgcggtgtaagatctatcaaacagagccctagcctaatccatttttctagctagggcagtaagttgtggtaattaaggattcatcgtatttagtccccgctaccaacagcagtctcagaaataaaacataattaatgttaccttgcagccagttgaaagactcgaattcctcttgcttgaggctaaactgtatgcagcggaaacaacttttcaagcaattagttaaagaACCTCGGTACCcagtcctaggctgaactgactgctggaaaaatcgagttaggggtttaaatacgtactaactcttcttgaactggtgaacaatggtagttagaggaacacacggaagttcttattactgaacaaatgctcttgcttgaaatggttttgtagacagagctaaatcccaggttttaagagtttcactggtgatatcctagaagcaagacaaggatgtggctagggctccgatgcatggccaaaaacagtaatactgttctgttttctcaagaaaggattgatttcctattgataaggggtgcgccttcaatgggattgctctctatgaagggtctaaatagcgggaccatGTCATGGTgatcttgagaaaacaaaacaacaactgtagcgaaaccgatactgctttgcttctcaatagcactggagtaattcgacatgcacttaaacactaaggatacgggtaacgctacaatagatctaataattggtcgcagtggcacacccgaacaggaaaaaacaattatttagcCACACAAAAACCTTGCATAccttaatttctttattgacaATGTCCaggttttttatgaaaaatttcatattttttgggGGAAGTTTTAATTTTAGTCGTCATGATATTCACTTTTATTATTTATCGAAGTTGTAACGGAAAGATTGAAACATTCCTTGATCTTGATGTTCACTATAATTGACCGCTCTTCTAGCTCGATCGTAAGATGATGAATCAAAACGCAAAGAAAATCAACAATAGCTCATTCAAGCGTTTAAAATTATAAACTTATAATGTCACAAAGGGCTAGTTTTAAGAAGAAAATCATTATGATAATGTAACCAGCTTGTAAATTTTGTTGTTGAGTAGATTTTCAGAAGTGATATACGTCTACCAGTATTAAGAGCCGATCATAGGGCTGTTCTCAAATAGtttctttctttaaaaaatgttgattttctgACAAGCTAAGGAAGTGTCGTTGTTTAATTCGGCAGAGCATACAGTTTTGGAATTTAGGAGAATCGATACTTTTTTATCATAATATTTTAACACATATGGGtagaccagtggcgtagccagaaaattggtctgggggggttttctgaacaattttattttcgaaaaaaagatTTATTCTAAAAAACCAAGCCCAAAACCACGCCACtggggtagacacctttacgtggtgtgttacgaggtaagatctaccacggttacattgccagctacaggcaaatcctgacccaacgaatacattcctcattatccaactccgtggttcTTATGAGGGTGTCACTAAGTCGGTGgactctcgttaagtaagtacctcatcaacacttccttcctatccatagttacggtgaagatgggcgtggccaggagtagtaatcctcatgcttttgttatttttgtttaagactggaatcaaggaccactccccttcttgatttctgattgcATTCTAGATAaagatctcaaaagtaaaacatgagtaccgtcgtgcggggctacttttgattccggggggtactttggatttttgattttctaaaaaaaaactaaacgaaaaaaataccaaattagaaacagaaagttgccatccattTATCAACAAGGCACCCGGatggtgataatggcaatttAAGAGTAGCttacgttataattcttgtttcaaaatgtttaaagtagcccccgatttgtcaaaagacgacggtatcactagtgtccaatctacgaattacaccgtaatgctaatgctaatgctaataatatTTTAACACATATTTTTTTAGAGTCACCTCTTCAACAAATTTATAACATTGAGCTAACAACTTGGAATCGGAATATCCTGTGTATTCGTGAAGTAATGTTGAAATTTATGCTGTGAAAAgttattcagatttttaaagGAGTTATTACATAGTGAGTTTTTGCATTAAAGTACCTATCTAAtttgaagagaaaaaaaacaacaccGAATCGAAATTAGAAAATCCGATTTTGACGTGAGGAAATATGTACCTCAGTACCTCTCCTTCCTAACATACTTGCCTGCATTGGTGCTCTTGTTTTCTGACTTTTCTTGATTTTCCGCAAAATAAATGGCTCATCGTGATCAGTTAACGCCCGCGGACGACCACTCCGTTGTTTGCTCTGCAAGGTTTTTGTGTGGCTAATCCGATCAATAATCGATTTAACGGTTGCACGGGTCCACTCACAATCTTTGCAATTTTGTAAGCCGACTTGCACTGATTAAGTAGACTTAGGATGAATTTTCTTCCATCAGGACTCACCTCTTTACCTTTCCGACCACTGAcgaagaaaatttcttcggaaattacattacgatttttttaataaatttcttcagagattattttagaaattcctttggaaattccttctaaCTTCAAAAGCTTAGACAAATTTTGAGAGaaattttcgagaaaattccataaggaatttttggaggtatttctaaaagtatttgtgaaggatttttgaataaattcacgatggaattcctgagtGAATTTTCAAAGGTTTACCTGAAAGAATTGCTGGGTGACTAACCGAattaactcctggaggattgtTTTCCGAACAAACAAAATCCTTCAGAtgctccagaaggaattcttgtagaaatctaaaaaattatATGATAATTCTATTAGGAATTTGTTTGGGAATTTTTCCGTGGATTCTTTAATTCCTTAGGTAATTCCTTTaataattcgttttttttttgttcgggatgaaccactgcgtccatttcattaaacttttgtagtatacccgtgtcatttgtttagtgcatgtctttctgctccatttctattaagaagaaatgaagtagtcgttttttattcatatatttctcaagctttatgtaaggcctctttagatttatacccttcgagaaatggcttataccaatcagtttcggctcaacaataagtgagataatactgattttgaccatgcatcggtactgaagctcaaacatatttttatgaGATGAgatccgaattcgtttttgtacagagatctgatttcattgcgtttgagcatttctgaatctcatctttacacagagctctaatcagtcagagggttcagcagatccacgaaattcgtatccgcttctttcctaattaaccagcgctctggagcttgaaggttcatgtcgtcggcttcgaaaccagcctaagattgagttacgtttttaaatttactccattgactccatccagaAAGGAAaagatgggtcatctaaaaacaaattatagtcgttccatactcttccgaccatcactcataagtattaacaagaatagtaagaactagagcacagtgtggtaaatCTTACCACGTAATGCACCTCGAaaaagtgtctacccagcattacaggctccgttaactgcctggctaattgttttaccccccaggccattcatcctctcggcacgggtcgcctgacaccttgggattcggggtaagggacgtcatattgtcagcttcagtgttgtaccgagcctggcgatatgaccggatttacaccgttacgcactacttcagagtatacataattcgtttagaaattcttgtcccagatttattcattttgttcttcggaaattcttcctaaaatacatttaaatacttctaaaatttctccagttttgccaaaaaaaatctcaaaataatatttaaatgaaatttacaaaggattctcaaaaaaattctaaaggattttctgaagagatttctgaaagaatgcgcaaaggaaattacgaaggaatttcaaatgaaAACTCCGAAGGTCTAAATAAATTTCGGTAAGAAGTGCTAAATAAATCCAAATAAATATAACCGAAGGAATacctaaaaaaaatctcgaaagaaatcctggagaaagttctgaagaaattcctaagagaAATTTCGAAGGGATTTCAAGAATTTCATCCTAGAGATTCCAAAGggatttcttgagaaagtactggcagagttcttaaaatttattccgaagaaatttctaaaagaatttccaaaggtaatcctaaaataatttccgtagATGTTTTAGGtactgaaaaaaatcctgaaaaaaggcaattttcttataatttcttctttgaattttcaaaagaatattaTGAGGAATATCCCAAGAAATTTCGGGATTTATCTCCGatgcaatttccggaggattttcatttggaaattgcgtttaaaatttcctttaggaatttgttttagaaattcctttggaaattcccttaagaattcctttggaaattcccttaagaattcctttggaaattcccttaagaattcctttggaaaattcttcgggaattctatcaagaatacctacggaaattgttttagagaaatacttcagaaatttcttcaggaaatccttggaaagtccaaattattttcggaaataccttgcaaaaattccttcgaaaatccgtttagaatttcctctgaaatgcTTCTAGAGATTCCTTCAAGATTcctttgcaagattttttcccgaagatttttaaagatttttttccgaaattctttttaaaattccttcggttattcttttagaaattagtaaattccattggaaatttgtttccaacctcttcaaaaatttcttcaagaatacatacggaaattGTCTCAGGAAAaccttccaaaatttctttagaagaaATCCTTTATTGATTTTCTTTATGAACTCCTTTCATAATTGCTTTAGGATTTCCTGCCGAAATTGATTAAGAAACgccttcaattttttaaatgagtTTCATCAGTAACTATTCCATTATAttctcaaataaattcttttagtaattccttaagaaatccctTCTGAAACTCTAGgacgaaattcttggaattccttcgaaattcctcttagaaatatcttcataattttacccagaaattcttgagaaaataaattaaaaattcctccggaaattaaattagaaattcctttcgaagGCTAGAAGGCTTTCGAatattcctttacaaattcttttggaaatcagaAACACATTCAGAcattcttttaggaatcattcagaaattacttCTAGAGTTCCGTCGGCATCCATTGACATTGacatttccgttagaaactcttccaaaaattcgttaaggattttctatttcattctttattaaatttcaggaaaaaatcttccaacaaaatttccggaataactCCTGCAGCAATTTAAAAAGgaattttgattggttttaCTAGAAGCAAGAGGAAGTTCTAAAAGAATATCCGAATGAGTTTTGGAGTTAATGGctttattttctaaatttttcatgaagagaattcctggaatggaaagaatttctgaaggattttcaaaagaaattctcaaaagaaatcctggagaaattccagaatgaattctCAAGCAAATTTCCAAAGCAGGACCTTTAAGATTTCGGAAAGATTTTGCAAAGAAGTTTCTAAAGGAATTgccaaaattatttccaaaGCAATGATGACAATTGATTGATCGCCGCGATTTTATGCTTCGGTTGATAATTGATtgattttcggggagaaataaAACAGATGTTTGCCAGATTGTCCAGTCGATTcactggccttcgaccatcttctcCGGACTAATCATGCTGTCGCTTCCTTACTCTAATGGAAGTCttctaccaaatttaaaaaaaaatgattttgcttcaATCACGCCTTAGTTTTACATATGCagatagacgaatactttttagATACACTGTAAATAGACTACCTTGTGATAAAAAGTCAACAACAAAACTAACATGATTCAATTTATTATGCGTAGATAGCAGATGCGTTTTAGAGTAAAAGTGCTAAAACAAATTCGGTTAAATACCTATGCTGCCTatgttgacgtatcaaccaatCAAAATTTAAGCGAATTTAACTTGTTACGCGTTTACTACGGTAATTCAACTTCTGCAACATCGATACGTTGCTTGTTCCAAACCTCATTTACGGgttgaaaatgtttaaatttgcgATGTTTGTCCCTTATTAGAAATACatgcgaaagtgcaatggttgctacgtcaactatgaaatcatgggcagtatgcTTCAAATCGATTGTTTCAAATCAGCACAAGTGGTGAGAAaactaaaaacccagattaatccacctagcggcgatgatgcctttctcgtgcatcgtaaaatgtactgaaaaaatcacataggaaaggtcaaaaaagcactttaggggatagatcgcatattttctatcattttgcatgttttgcattaattactatgcattcccaccattcttaaaaaaacaatttttcgattttgaaatttttttccaaggggacccttgggaaaaaaacaatgattttcaataatttcgaaatgcaatgtccgatcaggccaattttcaatagcaaacaatgggaccgcattccccgtcgaatgcaacttgttgcgagtaaatcaagtaatgctaagttccaaaaagtgtgtctacaaaatttgtacacatacacacatacacacacacacacatacatacatacacacaaacagacatcacctcaattcgtcgagctgagtcgattggtatataacactatgggtctccgagccttctatcaaaagtttggttttggagtgaaattatagcctttacgtatacttagtatacgagaaaggcaaaaacattagATGTGATTTTTGCAAAACCAGCAACATCGCCAAACTCTAACAACAAGTTGCCGATCAAAGTAATCGGTTGTCATCATGTTCACCATATCAGCACGTGGtatacgattgtgacagaaaatcggaacgattgccatgaaattacGTTAGCACAGAAAACAATAATACCTATGCAATAAAAGACAAGCGTTGAAACGATTGCGGAACCTGGCATGGCTCTAGAGATTACAAGCCTTCATCATCTTTACTGATATCGCACCACCCCACGACTGTGGATTTGCCACCCCTCAGCTGAGTGTCGAGGTTTGCAAGCAAAGTTACCTGCTATTTATGCATTCATAGATTCTGATACTAGCCAAACACAAATTCTCTTTATGATAGCGAGATTATGTTTCATCTGTAAGTTCTATGACCGGCTCCAAATAGATAACCTTCCATTTAGGTACCTACGTTCCGTATTAATTGCAGGGAAAACAACCTAAATGCAGCATAATCATAAGTTCATTTCAATATCATACATGAAATCTACTGTTAACAGGTTATAACTGACTCGAGATAAGATTCTATCTGACTAAATCATAAGATAGTTTACACCTCAACTGATAACTTTTTCTAGAGTTGCTGATGCAATGTATGGTCATTATTGGCCTATCCGTTAATTGGGAAGAAGATCTACTTGGGCATCACCACCAATTTCTGTACTCCGCTTTTATTACTTAATTAAACATTACATAACTACagattccattcacgtattttaattaaattagttTAAATGCAAGGAACTAAAATGCGGTCCCCTTTAATGAATACTTCTCAAATAAATCTTCTCCGCATATAGTTGGATCTATTATTTAAAGTTCAACGCGGagtattaaaaaaaagtacGTCATTTGCTATGGATAGATGTAGCTAATTTACCATTATTTCGAGTTCACTGGGGTCACTTTTTGCcttactcgtacactaagtACGAGTAAAGGCTATACACTTACTATATGCGACGAGAATTATCGGCAGTAAATAttgacgcgcggctacaaagcaagaccatgctgagggtcgctgggttcgattcccggtgccggtctaggcaattttcggattggaaattgtgtcgacttccctgggcataaaagtatcatcgtgctagcctcatgatatacgaatgcaaaaatggtaacctggcttagaaacctcgcagttaataactgtggaagtgcttaatgaacactaagctgcgagacggctctgtcccagtgtggggatgtaatgccaataagaagaagaagaaatatattgcacgaaaacgtgaaggaccgctg
The nucleotide sequence above comes from Armigeres subalbatus isolate Guangzhou_Male chromosome 3, GZ_Asu_2, whole genome shotgun sequence. Encoded proteins:
- the LOC134223358 gene encoding thiamine transporter 1-like; amino-acid sequence: MENWCRVAIVLSLFGFLKDFRPSDPFVVQFLNGPWHNISAEQINQQVFPVGTYSYGIQLVITFLITDYFRYKPLIILSGLAGIAYWVLFIGTNALPWLQVAEVFYGTYKAADVAFWSYIYARVDKCYYQKITSYTKSSSHFGKFIGAVVAQALLFYGLVDYLDLNYVSLAVQLCTTIFAMCLPPAPKSIYFNRSDASPGAPDNRIARTDPCPSTPAPDEALTKLSALELLWFHVKSAYSNFTVLRFSIWYALASCIYYQAVLYAQVLWRTISRDAPSSEVVLWNGAVEAVLTICGAGITFLAGFVPPKMLHVPNSLLGLSFISFLQGGILLGSGLTGSLWVAYGTHIAYSILHAFTITLLCSEIASNICRDSFGLVFGINAMVGSVLQCLLTVVVVNCSSIKGQFIVYAGVCAAMGVLFCVFLLVELKKWWKIVFYMIKIKLSPRKKMELDRNSNLQLA